A genomic stretch from Candidatus Vicinibacter proximus includes:
- a CDS encoding ComF family protein → MMHFFRSSSEIRRKLVYAGEALLELFYPNLCMVCGARSHSKEEIFCFKCQALSSPTSLHLHPENEFTGHFKGRVNILTGASLYYYVPDGLAHKILELIKYRNKPELAEGLGQYYGKILSDVPSYREIDLVIPVPLHPKRELLRGYNQSLLFGRAIAKELNAEILHNVLIRSSNTNTQTEMDRFRRNENMRNVFRLINPDSIHQKNILLVDDVLTTGATLESCAIELLKGSPKSICMATIAMGR, encoded by the coding sequence ATGATGCATTTTTTTCGATCTTCCTCCGAAATAAGGAGGAAATTAGTTTATGCCGGTGAGGCATTGCTTGAGCTTTTCTACCCAAACTTATGCATGGTCTGTGGTGCAAGATCCCACTCAAAGGAAGAAATATTTTGTTTTAAATGTCAAGCGCTCTCCAGTCCAACTTCCCTGCACCTACACCCTGAAAATGAATTTACTGGACATTTTAAAGGGCGGGTAAATATACTTACTGGTGCCAGTTTGTACTATTATGTACCGGATGGCCTGGCGCATAAAATTCTTGAATTGATAAAGTATAGGAATAAACCGGAATTGGCAGAAGGGCTTGGCCAGTACTATGGCAAAATCCTAAGCGATGTCCCCTCTTACCGAGAAATTGATCTGGTAATTCCCGTACCGCTACATCCGAAAAGAGAATTGCTAAGAGGATACAATCAAAGTTTATTATTTGGAAGGGCAATAGCCAAAGAATTAAATGCAGAAATTTTACACAATGTTTTGATCCGATCCAGCAACACCAACACACAAACAGAAATGGATAGATTTCGCAGAAATGAAAATATGCGAAATGTATTTAGACTGATTAATCCGGATAGTATCCATCAAAAAAATATCTTATTGGTAGATGATGTACTTACCACTGGCGCTACCCTGGAATCATGTGCGATCGAATTGCTGAAAGGTTCTCCCAAAAGCATCTGTATGGCTACTATTGCGATGGGAAGGTGA